One segment of Polypterus senegalus isolate Bchr_013 chromosome 8, ASM1683550v1, whole genome shotgun sequence DNA contains the following:
- the LOC120533197 gene encoding zinc finger protein 501-like yields MEKMNVNIKEEDCEWESVHFPQECASIKVEGSEWRPIDGNESEPTANDTALEKSAVVEGIKAEDIKSESLPQDICPGEELMGTGFTESRAHSLSGHIVQVKTEPLDYDIQRTERASCSNHSGEDLHENGCVSLPSHSHTSLQCRPRHTQPNENMKILTSDSEIMIPANFQYMSVPMVTVTTVDTISTQSQVQGSDSTALDVCPDIRETFKCKFKYKDDPRSFIRRKPYCCSECGKEFSHNSQLQIHIRIHTGEKQYCCSDCGKRFSQMNNLQTHIRIHTGEKPYCCSDCGKRFSTRSSLQIHRRIHTGEKPYCCLECGKRFSEMRCLQEHTRIHNGEKPYGCTECGKKFSRMNSLQKHTRIHTGEKPYCCSECGKLFSSNSNLHKHIRIHTGEKPYACCKCAKQFSSSTSLQIHTRTHTGEKPYGCTDCGKRFSVMRNLQTHTRIHTGEKPYCCSDCGKRFSISSSLQKHTRIHTHRSAQNEESRRKE; encoded by the exons ATGGAGAAAATGAATGTGAACATTAAggaagaggactgtgagtgggagtCGGTGCACTTTCCTCAAGAGTGTGCCAGCATCAAAGTGGAGGGTTCTGAATGGAGACCGATAGATGGTAATGAATCTGAGCCAACAGCTAATGATACTGCCCTTGAGAAAAGTGCAGTTGTAGAGGGCATCAAGGCAGAAGACATCAAATCCGAGTCTCTCCCTCAGGATATCTGTCCAGGTGAAGAACTAATGGGAACAGGCTTCACGGAAAGTAGAGCTCACTCTCTCTCGGGCCATATTGTCCAAGTGAAGACGGAACCCTTGGATTATGACATCCAAAGGACTGAGAGAGCATCATGTTCAAATCATTCTGGAGAAG ATTTACATGAGAATGGCTGTGTCTCTCTACCATCACATTCTCACACCTCTCTTCAGTGCAGGCCACGGCACACACAACCTAATGAAAATATGAAGATACTCACATCTGACTCAGAGATTATGATACCAGCTAATTTTCAGTATATGTCTGTGCCAATGGTGACTGTGACAACAGTCGACACAATCAGCACTCAATCACAGGTGCAAGGTTCAGATTCAACAGCGTTGGATGTCTGCCCAGATATCAGGGAAACTTTTAAATGCAAGTTTAAATACAAAGATGATCCGAGGAGTTTTATACGAcggaagccatattgttgttctgaatgtggaaaggaATTCTCCCATAATAGCCAGCTTCAGATCCAtataagaattcacactggagagaaacaaTATTGCTGTTCTGACTGTGGTAAACGATTCTCACAGATGAACAATCTTCAAACTCACATAAgaattcatacaggagagaaACCCTATTGTTGTTCTGactgtggcaaacgattctccaCCAGGAGCAGTCTTCAGATTCACaggagaattcacactggagagaagccatactgctgccttgaatgtggcaaacgattctcagaAATGAGATGCCTCCAGGAACATACAAGAATTCACAATGGTGAGAAGCCGTATGGTTGCACTGAGTGTGGCAAAAAATTTTCACGAATGAACAGTCTTCAAAAACATACAAGAatccatactggagagaagccgtactgctgttctgaatgtggtaaattATTCTCCAGCAATAGTAATCTTCATAAACAtataagaattcacactggagagaagccatatgccTGCTGTAAATGTGCCAAACAATTCTCCAGCAGTACTAGTCTACAGATCCACACAAgaactcacactggagagaaaccatatggCTGTACTGACTGTGGAAAACGATTCTCAGTAATGAGAAATCTTCAgacacacacaagaattcacactggggagaaaccGTACTGCTGCTCTGATTGTGGAAAGCGATTCTCAATCAGCAGCAGTCTACAGAAACACACCAGAATTCACACACATCGTAGTGCCCAGAATGAGGAAAGTAGGCGGAAGGAGTGA